A window of the Dickeya dianthicola NCPPB 453 genome harbors these coding sequences:
- the cysK gene encoding cysteine synthase A: MSKIYEDNSFTIGHTPLVRLNRIGNGRILAKVESRNPSFSVKCRIGANLIWDAEKRGVLKPGIELVEPTSGNTGIALAYVAAARGYKLTLTMPETMSIERRKLLKALGANLVLTEGAKGMKGAIAKAEEIVAGDPQRYLLLQQFSNPANPEIHEKTTGPEIWEDTDGEVDVFISGVGTGGTLTGVSRYIKNTKGKAVISVAVEPTDSPVITQALAGEEIKPGPHKIQGIGAGFIPANLDLKLVDRVERVTNEEAINTARRLMEEEGILAGISSGAAVAAALNLLKEEEFANKTIVVILPSSGERYLSTALFADLFTEQELQQ; this comes from the coding sequence ATGAGTAAGATCTACGAAGACAATTCTTTCACTATCGGCCATACGCCGCTGGTTCGTCTGAATCGCATCGGCAATGGGCGTATTCTGGCTAAGGTGGAGTCGCGTAACCCGAGCTTCAGCGTGAAATGCCGCATCGGCGCCAATCTGATTTGGGATGCCGAAAAGCGCGGTGTGCTGAAACCCGGCATCGAACTCGTAGAACCGACCAGCGGTAATACCGGTATTGCACTGGCGTACGTGGCGGCGGCGCGCGGTTATAAACTGACGCTGACCATGCCGGAAACCATGAGTATTGAACGTCGCAAGCTGCTTAAGGCGCTGGGCGCCAACCTGGTGCTTACCGAAGGCGCTAAAGGCATGAAAGGCGCGATTGCCAAAGCCGAAGAAATCGTAGCCGGCGACCCGCAGCGTTACCTGCTGCTGCAGCAGTTCAGTAACCCGGCCAACCCGGAAATTCACGAAAAAACCACCGGCCCGGAAATCTGGGAAGACACCGACGGCGAAGTGGACGTGTTCATTTCCGGCGTGGGCACCGGCGGTACGCTGACCGGCGTTAGCCGTTACATCAAGAACACCAAGGGTAAAGCCGTCATCTCTGTTGCCGTTGAGCCAACCGACTCGCCGGTAATCACCCAAGCGCTGGCTGGCGAAGAGATCAAACCCGGCCCGCACAAGATCCAAGGGATCGGCGCTGGTTTTATTCCCGCCAACCTGGACCTGAAACTGGTCGATCGCGTTGAGCGCGTCACCAACGAAGAGGCTATCAACACCGCGCGCCGTCTGATGGAAGAAGAAGGCATTCTGGCGGGCATTTCTTCGGGCGCCGCGGTAGCGGCCGCTCTGAACCTGCTGAAGGAAGAAGAATTCGCCAACAAGACCATCGTGGTAATCCTGCCCTCTTCCGGCGAACGTTACCTCAGTACAGCATTGTTTGCCGATCTGTTCACCGAACAGGAACTGCAGCAGTAA
- the yjeH gene encoding L-methionine/branched-chain amino acid transporter, translating to MGGSNTLKQELGLVQGIGLLSTSLLGTGVFAVPALVAEQARGDSLWAWPLLIALVFPIAIAFASLGRHFPNAGGAAYFVRLAFGPRLARVTGWLFLSVIPVGLPAAMQIAAGFWQAAFGLSAGGLLLVQLLTLAVIWLLGMRGAGSSATIQTLIALLVVLLVAAIWWQGRITPSQIPWPALADINGAKMLDALAVMFWCFVGLEAFAHLATEFKSPERDFPRALLIGMLLAGAVYWGCTVAVLLFGAYGPHQAATASLPGIVVRLFGDHALWLACIVGYLACFAGVNIYTQGFARLVWSQAPEESRLARLSASRTPVNALSLVVACCLICCLIIYWLNLPLSELIVYANGIFILIYLLCMLAGWRLLRGRSRVMAAIGSVLCAALLLTLGGKSWYALGMLAALWLLLPARREAVTAN from the coding sequence GTGGGCGGCAGTAATACGTTAAAGCAGGAATTGGGGCTGGTTCAGGGCATTGGGTTGTTATCGACCTCGTTGCTGGGAACCGGCGTGTTTGCCGTGCCCGCACTGGTGGCGGAGCAGGCGCGGGGCGATAGCCTGTGGGCCTGGCCGCTGCTGATTGCGCTGGTGTTTCCGATAGCCATCGCTTTTGCGTCGCTTGGCCGGCACTTTCCGAATGCCGGCGGCGCGGCGTATTTTGTTCGCCTGGCGTTTGGCCCCCGGCTGGCCAGGGTCACCGGCTGGTTGTTTTTGTCGGTTATCCCGGTCGGTTTGCCCGCGGCGATGCAAATCGCGGCTGGTTTCTGGCAGGCGGCCTTTGGCCTCAGTGCGGGCGGTTTGCTGCTGGTGCAATTGCTGACGCTGGCGGTGATTTGGCTGCTGGGAATGCGCGGCGCCGGCTCCAGCGCCACGATACAGACGTTGATTGCGCTGCTGGTGGTGTTGCTGGTGGCGGCGATCTGGTGGCAGGGCCGGATTACGCCGTCCCAGATTCCGTGGCCTGCGCTGGCGGACATTAACGGCGCGAAGATGCTGGATGCGCTGGCGGTGATGTTCTGGTGCTTCGTCGGGCTGGAAGCCTTCGCCCATCTGGCGACGGAGTTCAAATCGCCCGAACGGGATTTTCCTCGTGCATTGCTGATAGGCATGCTGCTGGCGGGCGCCGTTTACTGGGGATGTACTGTCGCGGTACTGCTTTTCGGGGCTTATGGCCCTCATCAGGCGGCTACCGCTTCTTTACCCGGTATTGTGGTGCGTCTGTTCGGCGATCATGCATTGTGGCTGGCCTGCATCGTGGGTTATCTCGCCTGCTTCGCCGGCGTGAATATCTATACTCAGGGCTTTGCCCGGCTGGTGTGGTCGCAGGCGCCCGAAGAGAGCCGACTGGCCCGGTTATCGGCGTCGCGTACGCCGGTGAATGCGCTGTCGCTGGTGGTGGCTTGCTGTTTGATCTGCTGTCTGATTATTTACTGGCTGAACTTGCCGCTGTCCGAACTGATTGTTTACGCCAACGGCATTTTTATTCTGATTTATCTACTGTGCATGCTGGCGGGGTGGCGCCTGTTGCGTGGGCGTTCCCGCGTGATGGCGGCCATCGGCAGCGTGTTGTGCGCGGCGCTGCTGCTGACGCTCGGCGGGAAGTCGTGGTATGCGTTGGGGATGCTGGCGGCGTTGTGGCTGCTGTTGCCAGCCAGACGCGAGGCCGTGACGGCTAACTGA
- the ribB gene encoding 3,4-dihydroxy-2-butanone-4-phosphate synthase, with protein sequence MNQTLLSEFGTSVERVERALDALRHGRGVMVLDDENRENEGDMIFPAETMTVEQMALTIRHGSGIVCLCLTEERRQKLELPMMVENNSSHFQTAFTVTIEAAEGVTTGVSAADRLTTIRAATADDARPSDLNRPGHVFPLRAQPGGVLARGGHTEATVDLMRLAGFKPFGVLCELTNDDGSMAHAPEVIAFAKQHGMPVLTIEDLVAYRQTAERKAS encoded by the coding sequence ATGAATCAGACTTTACTTTCCGAATTCGGTACCTCTGTTGAACGTGTTGAACGTGCGCTGGATGCGTTGCGTCATGGCCGCGGTGTGATGGTGTTGGACGATGAAAACAGGGAAAACGAAGGTGACATGATTTTCCCGGCCGAAACCATGACCGTTGAGCAGATGGCGCTGACCATTCGTCACGGCAGCGGCATCGTATGCCTGTGTCTCACCGAAGAACGCCGCCAGAAGCTGGAGCTGCCGATGATGGTGGAAAACAACTCCAGCCATTTCCAGACCGCGTTCACCGTCACGATTGAAGCCGCCGAAGGCGTCACCACCGGCGTATCCGCCGCTGACCGCCTGACCACGATTCGTGCGGCGACTGCCGATGACGCTCGTCCGAGCGACCTGAACCGTCCCGGTCATGTGTTCCCGCTGCGTGCGCAGCCGGGTGGCGTGTTGGCGCGTGGCGGCCATACTGAAGCGACGGTGGATTTGATGCGTCTGGCGGGGTTCAAACCGTTCGGCGTGTTGTGCGAGCTGACGAATGACGATGGTTCTATGGCCCACGCGCCGGAAGTGATCGCCTTCGCGAAACAGCACGGTATGCCGGTACTGACCATTGAGGATTTGGTGGCCTACCGCCAGACGGCTGAGCGTAAAGCCAGCTGA
- the ptsI gene encoding phosphoenolpyruvate-protein phosphotransferase PtsI encodes MISGILVSPGIAFGKALLLKDDEIVVNRKKISADQVDREIELFLTGRAKASKQLEAIKQKAAETLGPEKEAIFEGHIMLLEDEEFEQEIISLIRDDHASADAAAFSVIETQAKALEELDDEYLKERAADMRDIGKRLLKNILGLHIVDLGDIQDEVILIAKDLTPSETAQLNLNKVLGFITDIGGRTSHTSIMARSLELPAIVGTIDATQKIKNGDFIILDGVNNKIYQNPDQATIDQLKAVQEQYNTEKYELAKLKDLPAISLDGHQVEVCANIGTVRDVAGAERNGAEGVGLYRTEFLFMDRDALPTEEEQFQAYKAVAQALGDQAVIVRTMDIGGDKDLPYMNLPKEENPFLGWRAIRICLDRKEILHSQLRAILRASAFGKLRIMFPMIISVEEVRTLKAELEMLKGQLRAEGKVFDETIDVGVMVETPAAAAIAHHLAKEVDFFSIGTNDLTQYTLAVDRGNELISHLYNPMSPAVLTLIKQVIDASHAEGKWTGMCGELAGDERATLLLLGMGLDEFSMSAISIPRIKKIIRNANYEDAKALAEQALAQPTAEELSSLVSRFIKEKTLC; translated from the coding sequence ATGATTTCAGGCATATTAGTATCACCGGGAATTGCTTTTGGTAAGGCGCTGCTACTGAAAGATGACGAGATTGTCGTCAACCGGAAAAAAATCTCTGCAGACCAGGTCGATCGGGAAATCGAACTGTTCCTGACCGGTCGTGCCAAAGCCTCAAAGCAGTTGGAAGCTATCAAGCAAAAAGCGGCTGAAACGCTGGGGCCAGAGAAAGAAGCCATCTTCGAAGGGCATATCATGCTGTTGGAAGATGAGGAATTCGAGCAGGAAATCATCTCCCTGATTAGAGACGACCACGCGTCCGCGGACGCGGCGGCGTTTTCCGTCATCGAGACCCAGGCGAAAGCGCTGGAAGAACTGGATGACGAATACCTGAAAGAGCGCGCCGCAGATATGCGCGACATCGGCAAGCGCCTGCTGAAAAACATTCTGGGCCTGCACATCGTCGATCTGGGCGACATCCAGGACGAAGTGATTCTGATTGCCAAGGATCTGACTCCGTCTGAAACCGCGCAGTTGAACCTGAACAAGGTGCTGGGTTTCATTACCGATATCGGCGGACGCACGTCCCATACCTCGATCATGGCCCGCTCGCTGGAGCTGCCGGCTATCGTCGGCACCATCGACGCCACCCAGAAAATCAAGAACGGCGATTTCATCATTCTGGACGGGGTAAACAACAAGATTTACCAGAATCCTGATCAGGCCACCATTGACCAGCTCAAGGCCGTTCAGGAACAGTACAACACCGAGAAATACGAACTCGCCAAACTGAAAGATCTGCCGGCCATCTCGCTGGACGGTCATCAGGTGGAAGTGTGCGCCAACATCGGCACCGTGCGCGACGTCGCCGGCGCAGAGCGTAACGGCGCGGAAGGCGTGGGCCTGTATCGCACCGAATTCCTGTTCATGGACCGCGATGCCCTGCCGACCGAAGAAGAGCAGTTCCAGGCCTACAAGGCCGTCGCGCAAGCGTTGGGCGACCAGGCGGTGATCGTTCGCACGATGGACATCGGCGGCGACAAAGACCTGCCGTACATGAACCTGCCGAAGGAAGAGAACCCGTTCCTTGGCTGGCGCGCGATTCGTATCTGCCTTGATCGCAAGGAAATTCTGCATTCGCAGCTGCGCGCTATTCTGCGTGCGTCCGCGTTTGGCAAACTGCGCATCATGTTCCCGATGATCATTTCGGTAGAAGAAGTGCGTACGCTGAAAGCCGAACTGGAGATGCTCAAAGGCCAGTTGCGTGCGGAAGGCAAAGTGTTCGACGAAACCATCGACGTCGGCGTGATGGTGGAAACCCCGGCCGCGGCGGCGATTGCCCATCATCTGGCGAAGGAAGTCGACTTCTTTAGTATTGGGACAAATGACTTAACCCAGTATACTCTGGCGGTAGATCGTGGGAACGAGCTGATCTCTCATCTCTATAACCCGATGTCTCCAGCCGTGTTGACCCTGATCAAACAGGTGATCGACGCCTCACACGCCGAAGGCAAGTGGACAGGCATGTGCGGTGAACTCGCGGGTGACGAACGTGCTACACTACTGCTGCTGGGGATGGGTCTGGATGAGTTCAGCATGAGTGCCATCTCGATTCCTCGCATCAAGAAAATTATTCGCAATGCCAACTACGAAGATGCGAAAGCGCTGGCGGAGCAGGCATTAGCCCAGCCGACAGCAGAAGAGTTAAGCAGTCTGGTAAGCCGGTTCATTAAAGAAAAGACGCTTTGCTGA
- the tehB gene encoding SAM-dependent methyltransferase TehB: MQELICYKHMPVWNSSTLPAAFQEKHNTKEGAWAKLQILKGELTFDLLTEQGDTKERFHFSPQQQPPYIEPQCWHRIVSFSDDLECQLGFYCTAEDYYHKKYELTRTHSDVVNALRYVQPGKTLDLGCGGGRNALYLNLKGFDVTACDKNAMSIDSLNSIITSEPLSRIEAFVHDINLADIRHQYDFIVSTVVFMFLERARIPAIISNMQQHTVAGGYNLIVAAMSTDDFPCPMPFSFTFGHNELHDYYRDWEIVKYNEEEGELHKTDANGNRIKLRFATLLARKPA, translated from the coding sequence ATGCAAGAACTGATTTGTTATAAACACATGCCGGTATGGAACAGCAGCACGCTGCCTGCGGCATTCCAGGAAAAACACAACACCAAAGAAGGCGCCTGGGCAAAGCTACAGATTTTAAAAGGCGAGCTGACGTTCGACCTGCTAACAGAACAGGGCGACACCAAAGAACGCTTCCACTTCTCGCCACAACAGCAACCGCCCTATATCGAACCGCAGTGCTGGCATCGCATCGTTTCGTTTTCAGACGATCTGGAATGCCAGTTGGGCTTCTACTGCACGGCAGAAGACTATTACCACAAAAAGTATGAGCTGACGCGCACCCACTCGGACGTTGTCAACGCCCTGCGTTATGTGCAGCCGGGAAAAACGCTGGATCTGGGCTGTGGCGGCGGGCGTAACGCGCTCTACCTGAATCTGAAAGGGTTTGACGTCACCGCCTGCGACAAGAACGCCATGAGCATTGACTCACTGAATAGCATCATCACCAGCGAGCCGCTCAGCCGGATTGAGGCGTTCGTTCACGACATCAATCTGGCTGATATTCGTCACCAGTACGATTTCATCGTATCAACAGTGGTATTCATGTTTCTGGAGCGGGCGCGGATCCCGGCGATCATCAGCAATATGCAGCAACACACCGTCGCTGGGGGCTATAACCTGATCGTCGCCGCCATGTCCACCGACGATTTCCCCTGCCCGATGCCCTTCTCGTTCACCTTCGGGCACAACGAACTGCACGACTATTACCGTGACTGGGAAATCGTGAAATACAACGAGGAGGAGGGAGAACTGCACAAAACCGACGCCAACGGCAACCGCATCAAACTGCGCTTTGCCACGCTGCTGGCGCGCAAACCTGCCTGA
- the zipA gene encoding cell division protein ZipA, with the protein MMQDLRLILIVVGAIAIIALLLHGLWTSRKERSSLFRDRPVKRLKPKRDDAPLEELDEGVGEVRVTHSRSQQNPSPGNYAPSGDRSAPSFGQEPAAYDPLLDDVEPPAPYVESQPASHYQQSPSQPVEPAKMADEPVPEAYHQQPETASGVPVAAQQEAVLVLHVAAHQGGVIGGELLLQSVLQSGFQFGEMNIFHRHVNPAGSGPVLFSLANMVKPGSFNVEAMSEFTTPGVSIFMMVPSYGDASQNFKLMLQSAQRIADDVGGVVLDDERRLVTPQKVEAYKARIRAVLKANNTQSE; encoded by the coding sequence ATGATGCAGGACCTGCGTCTGATCTTGATTGTTGTTGGCGCGATCGCAATTATAGCACTGTTACTGCATGGTCTTTGGACAAGCCGTAAAGAGCGCTCGTCCCTTTTCCGCGATCGTCCGGTAAAACGCCTGAAGCCAAAGCGTGATGACGCCCCGCTGGAAGAGCTTGACGAAGGGGTCGGCGAGGTGCGGGTAACGCATTCCCGCAGCCAGCAGAATCCTTCGCCCGGCAACTATGCGCCTTCGGGCGATCGTTCTGCGCCGTCCTTCGGGCAGGAACCGGCAGCCTATGATCCGCTGCTGGATGATGTCGAGCCGCCAGCGCCGTACGTAGAGTCTCAGCCGGCTTCTCACTATCAACAATCGCCGTCCCAGCCGGTAGAACCCGCGAAGATGGCTGATGAGCCGGTGCCGGAGGCGTATCACCAGCAACCTGAAACGGCGTCTGGTGTGCCGGTGGCCGCACAGCAGGAAGCCGTGCTGGTGCTGCATGTGGCGGCGCATCAGGGCGGCGTGATCGGCGGTGAGTTGTTGTTGCAAAGCGTGTTGCAGTCCGGTTTCCAGTTCGGCGAAATGAACATTTTTCACCGTCACGTCAATCCGGCGGGCAGCGGCCCGGTGCTGTTCAGCCTGGCCAACATGGTCAAACCCGGTTCTTTCAATGTGGAAGCGATGTCCGAGTTCACCACGCCAGGCGTGTCGATTTTCATGATGGTGCCGTCTTACGGCGACGCCAGCCAGAATTTCAAGCTGATGCTGCAGTCGGCCCAGCGTATCGCCGATGACGTAGGCGGCGTGGTGCTGGATGACGAGCGTCGTCTGGTGACGCCGCAGAAAGTGGAAGCCTATAAAGCCCGTATTCGCGCAGTACTTAAGGCTAATAATACTCAAAGCGAATAA
- the cysZ gene encoding sulfate transporter CysZ — translation MSYTQHLDPKHSGLHYFLKGWQLLSLPGIRRFVILPMLVNILLMGGAFWWLFRQLGAWIPQLMAHVPDWLQWLSYLLWPLVALSVLLVFSYFFSTITNLIAAPFNGLLAEQLEARLTGQPLPASGILDIAKDVPRIMRREVQKLAYYLPRVLVLLLLSFVPGIGQTLVPVLWFLFGAWMLAIQYCDYPFDNHKVGFSTMRQALRQHKLTNLQFGALVSLCTVIPVLNLLIMPVAVCGATALWVDRYRHLSGTLRRT, via the coding sequence ATGTCTTACACGCAACACCTTGATCCCAAACACAGCGGCCTGCATTATTTTCTTAAAGGCTGGCAACTTCTTTCACTGCCCGGCATCCGCCGTTTTGTCATTCTTCCCATGCTGGTTAATATCCTGCTGATGGGCGGCGCTTTTTGGTGGTTGTTCCGCCAGCTTGGCGCCTGGATACCGCAATTGATGGCCCATGTGCCGGACTGGCTGCAATGGCTGAGCTACCTGCTCTGGCCGTTGGTGGCCCTCTCGGTGCTGCTGGTATTCAGCTATTTCTTCAGCACTATCACCAATCTGATTGCCGCGCCGTTCAACGGCCTGCTGGCCGAACAACTGGAAGCCCGGCTAACCGGCCAGCCGCTGCCGGCCAGCGGCATTCTCGATATCGCCAAAGACGTGCCCCGCATCATGCGGCGCGAAGTTCAAAAACTAGCCTATTATTTGCCACGTGTACTGGTGTTGTTGCTGCTGTCTTTCGTTCCCGGCATCGGCCAGACGCTGGTGCCGGTGTTGTGGTTCCTGTTTGGCGCCTGGATGCTGGCCATCCAGTATTGCGATTACCCGTTCGACAACCACAAGGTCGGTTTTTCCACCATGCGCCAGGCGCTGCGGCAACACAAACTGACCAATCTGCAGTTTGGCGCGCTGGTCAGCCTATGTACCGTGATTCCGGTGCTGAATCTGTTGATTATGCCGGTCGCCGTCTGCGGTGCCACGGCTCTGTGGGTGGATCGTTACCGTCATCTTTCCGGCACATTGCGCCGAACCTAA
- the ubiK gene encoding ubiquinone biosynthesis accessory factor UbiK yields the protein MIDPKKLEQIARQVQESMPKGIREFGEDVEKKIRQILQSQLGKLDLVSREEFDVQTQVLLRTREKLALLEQRMSALEAKAAGNEPAQQPPADSQ from the coding sequence ATGATTGACCCGAAAAAGTTAGAGCAGATTGCCCGTCAGGTGCAGGAATCCATGCCGAAAGGCATCCGGGAATTTGGCGAGGATGTAGAAAAGAAAATCCGTCAGATTCTGCAATCACAGCTGGGCAAGCTGGATTTGGTCAGCCGCGAAGAGTTTGACGTGCAAACCCAGGTGTTGCTGCGAACCCGCGAGAAACTGGCGCTGCTGGAGCAGCGTATGAGCGCGCTGGAAGCGAAAGCCGCCGGCAATGAACCGGCGCAGCAGCCGCCAGCCGATTCGCAGTAA
- the ptsH gene encoding phosphocarrier protein Hpr, with amino-acid sequence MFQQEVTITAPNGLHTRPAAQFVKEAKGFTSEISVTSNGKSASAKSLFKLQTLGLTQGTVVTISAEGEDEQQAVEHLVKLMAELE; translated from the coding sequence ATGTTCCAGCAAGAAGTAACGATTACCGCGCCGAATGGCTTGCACACTCGTCCCGCCGCACAGTTCGTCAAAGAAGCCAAAGGATTCACCTCTGAAATCAGCGTTACCTCCAACGGCAAAAGCGCCAGCGCCAAGAGCCTGTTCAAACTGCAGACCCTCGGTCTGACCCAGGGTACCGTGGTCACCATTTCCGCCGAAGGTGAAGACGAGCAGCAAGCCGTTGAGCATCTGGTTAAACTGATGGCTGAGCTTGAGTAA